The following proteins are encoded in a genomic region of Sesamum indicum cultivar Zhongzhi No. 13 linkage group LG8, S_indicum_v1.0, whole genome shotgun sequence:
- the LOC105168050 gene encoding uncharacterized protein LOC105168050 isoform X1 — protein sequence MKIISQFLGFLVKMMMFLVFVVLVFLQTPTTHAMGEDDMAVELSGSNDVVKWAGYGEEKLSTVVIGGKLLCHATASHKLSSHPHPVSGALVAVFCAMGGKTRKSWAKGSTNSYGEFLIDLPSHLHAIPNLEKVCIVQVLHLPRSSPCRHSFTGKHKAMKLTSVGEGVRSYTTHNIHLMPKPSQQRMRKAVKTGHTVSVS from the exons ATGAAGATCATCAGCCAGTTTTTGGGATTTTtagtgaagatgatgatgtTCTTAGTATTCGTCGTCCTCGTCTTCCTACAAACTCCGACTACTCATGCTATGGGAGAAGACGACATGGCGGTTGAATTATCTGGTAGCAACGATGTGGTGAAGTGGGCTGGTTATGGGGAAGAGAAACTCTCCACAGTTGTAATTGGTGGCAAGCTTCTTTGCCATGCTACTGCGAGTCACAAACTTTCCAGCCATCCACATCCAGTCTCAG GTGCATTGGTGGCCGTTTTCTGTGCCATGGGTGGGAAGACAAGGAAATCATGGGCAAAAGGGAGCACAAATAGTTATGGAGAATTCCTAATTGATCTTCCCTCTCATCTCCATGCAATTCCCAACTTGGAAAAGGTATGTATTGTTCAAGTTCTTCATCTTCCAAGGAGCTCCCCCTGCCGACATTCTTTTACTGGAAAACATAAAGCAATGAAGCTGACATCCGTAGGTGAAGGTGTTCGTAGTTACACCACACATAACATACATTTGATGCCAAAACCTTCACAACAGCGCATGAGAAAGGCAGTCAAAACAGGACATACAGTATCTGTCTCGTAA
- the LOC105168048 gene encoding SNF1-related protein kinase regulatory subunit beta-2, giving the protein MGNANGREDGGSGSPSGVEEGGGGQVSMADRDGGAGNYAADGGEYMGQSPLPSPRASQSPLMFRPQMPMVPLKRPGELHIPNPSWMQTTSSYEDRYNEQGIPTMITWSYGGKEVLVEGSWDDWKTRKPLQRSGKDYTIMKVLPSGVYQYRFIVDGQWRYSPDQPLEHDESGNSYNILDLQDYVPEDIDSISGFEPPQSPDSSYNNLQLSQEDFAKEPPLVPPHLNLTLLNAPSSHMEIPPPHSRPQHVVLNHLYMHKDRSGQSAVALGSTNRFLSKYVTVVLYKSIQR; this is encoded by the exons ATGGGGAATGCTAATGGAAGGGAAGACGGTGGCAGTGGCAGCCCATCTGGGGTCGAGGAGGGCGGCGGTGGGCAAGTTAGCATGGCTGATCGAGATGGTGGGGCAGGTAATTATGCTGCTGATGGTGGTGAGTATATGGGGCAGTCCCCCCTTCCAAGTCCTAGGGCTTCTCAATCTCCTTTGATGTTCAGACCTCAG ATGCCCATGGTTCCTTTAAAAAGACCTGGTGAACTGCACATCCCTAATCCTTCATGGATGCAGACTACCTCAAGTTATGAAGACAGATACAATGAGCAAGGTATTCCAACTATGATAACGTGGAGCTATGGCGGCAAAGAAGTTCTGGTTGAGGGGTCATGGGATGATTGGAAAACAAG GAAGCCCTTGCAAAGATCGGGAAAAGACTACACAATCATGAAAGTACTCCCTTCAGGAGTTTATCAATATAGGTTTATTGTTGATGGACAATGGAGGTACTCCCCTGATCAGCCCTTGGAACATGATGAATCAGGAAACAGTTATAACATATTAGACTTGCAG GACTACGTCCCAGAAGATATTGACAGCATTTCTGGTTTCGAACCACCTCAGTCCCCCGATTCCAGCTACAACAACTTGCAACTCAGTCAAGAGGATTTTGCAAAGGAACCACCACTTGTTCCTCCACATCTAAATTTGACTTTGCTTAACGCCCCATCGTCCCACATGGAGATCCCGCCTCCTCACTCAAGGCCTCAGCATGTGGTGCTGAACCATCTCTACATGCACAAAGACAGGAGCGGGCAGTCAGCTGTGGCACTTGGCTCCACCAACCGGTTCCTTTCCAAATACGTGACGGTGGTGCTTTACAAGTCCATACAGAGGTAA
- the LOC105168050 gene encoding uncharacterized protein LOC105168050 isoform X2: MKIISQFLGFLVKMMMFLVFVVLVFLQTPTTHAMGEDDMAVELSGSNDVVKWAGYGEEKLSTVVIGGKLLCHATASHKLSSHPHPVSGALVAVFCAMGGKTRKSWAKGSTNSYGEFLIDLPSHLHAIPNLEKVKVFVVTPHITYI, translated from the exons ATGAAGATCATCAGCCAGTTTTTGGGATTTTtagtgaagatgatgatgtTCTTAGTATTCGTCGTCCTCGTCTTCCTACAAACTCCGACTACTCATGCTATGGGAGAAGACGACATGGCGGTTGAATTATCTGGTAGCAACGATGTGGTGAAGTGGGCTGGTTATGGGGAAGAGAAACTCTCCACAGTTGTAATTGGTGGCAAGCTTCTTTGCCATGCTACTGCGAGTCACAAACTTTCCAGCCATCCACATCCAGTCTCAG GTGCATTGGTGGCCGTTTTCTGTGCCATGGGTGGGAAGACAAGGAAATCATGGGCAAAAGGGAGCACAAATAGTTATGGAGAATTCCTAATTGATCTTCCCTCTCATCTCCATGCAATTCCCAACTTGGAAAAG GTGAAGGTGTTCGTAGTTACACCACACATAACATACATTTGA
- the LOC105168049 gene encoding acyl carrier protein 3, mitochondrial, which translates to MQSLRGVILSYMRIEVPVKGCLIPEYLDRTQRHMQMLCTCSTAASVNQDQVLDRVIRLVKKFDKIDAAKVTEKADFQKDLSLDSLDRVELVMAFEEEFSVEIPDAEADKLKCCADVAKYILSSSSEKVSESS; encoded by the exons ATGCAAAGTTTGCGGGGAGTTATTTTGAGTTACATGAGAATTGAGGTCCCTGTGAAAGGGTGTTTAATTCCAGAATATCTTGATCGAACGCAAAGGCATATGCAAATGCTGTGTACCTGTAGCACGGCTGCAAGTGTCAACCAGGATCAGGTGCTGGATCGAGTGATTAGACTGGTGAAGAAATTTGACAAGATTGATGCTGCTAAG GTTACAGAAAAAGCTGATTTCCAGAAGGACTTGAGCCTCGACAGCCTGGACAGAGTGGAACTTGTCATGGCTTTTGAGGAAGAATTCTCTGTGGAGATACCTGATGCAGAAGCTGATAAGCTTAAATGCTGTGCTGATGTTGCTAAATATATCCTCTCTAGTTCCAGTGAGAAAGTTTCTGAGAGTTCTTAA